The genomic segment CCAGTATCCATTCAATTTCCTTGTTGAGAATATCCCGCGGCAGTCGATAGGCCGGAATAGTCAGGGCCAGCATTCCGCCAAGCACGGGCTGCTCCTCAATAACCATCACCTTGTAACCCCATTTGGCCAGAAAATAGGCGACGGTCAGCCCGGCCGGACCTGATCCCACCACGGCGACTTTTTTACCGTTGGGCGTAACCCCGGCCATTTTCTTTTGCACCCTTTTTATGGATTTTTCCCAGTTGGCCAGTTCATAATCCCCGGCAAACCGCTTAATATAACGGATCCCTACCGGGGCGTCAAGCTGACCTCTCTGGCAGCGTCTTTCGCAGGGATGGTTGCAGACCCTCCCGCAAACCGAAGGGAACGGATTGTCCTCCCTGATAATATCCACCGCGTCGGCGTAAGCCTTGCGCTGGACAGCCTCGATATAGCGCGGGACGTCTATCCCCGCCGGGCAAGAGTTCTGGCAAGGCGATACGAACAGCGACGCGCAGACCGAAGCCCGGCAGTACTTGTTTTTAATGTGTTCTTCATACTCCTCCCTGAAGTAGCAAATAGTGCTCAAAACCGGGTTGGGGGCAGTCTGTCCCAGCCCGCAGAGGGCCGTATCCTTGATATGCTTGCCCAGCTTTTCCAGTTTTTCGATGTCCCCTGGCTGGCCCTTGCCCCTGGTGATATTCTCGAGTATTTCCAGCATCCTTTTGGTGCCCACACGGCAAGGAACACATTTCCCGCATGATTCTTCCTGCACAAACTCCAGGAAAAATTTGGCCAGGTCGACCATGCAAGTGTCCTCATCCATGACTATTAACCCGCCGGACCCCATAATCGTCCCTAGTTCAGTCAACGATTCGTAATCCATGGGAACATTGAGGTACTGTATTGGTATGCACCCGCCGGACGGGCCTCCGGTTTGGGCGGCTTTAAACTTCTTGCCTTTCGGTATCCCGCCGCCAACTTCGAAAATGACTTCGCCCAGGGTAGCGCCCATAGGAACCTCAACCAGGCCGCTGTTCTCAATTTTCCCGGCCAGGGCGAACACCTTTGTTCCCGGTGATTTAGCTGTGCCCACTGACTTAAACCATTCCGTCCCGTTTAAAATAATCGGCGGTACATTGGCCCAGGTCTCCACGTTATTGATCACCGTGGGTTTCTGCCACAAACCCCGGTCTGCCGGGAACGGCGGCTTGGGACGCGGTTCACCCCTTTCCCCTTCAATAGACCGGAGCAGGGCAGTTTCTTCGCCGCAAACGAAGGCTCCAGCGCCGACCCTGATTTCAATATCAAAACTAAAACCGGAATCAAAAATATTGCCGCCCAAAAACCCTTTTTCCCGCGCCTGCCTGATCGCAAGATCCAGGTGTTCCACGGCAAGCGGGTACTCAGCGCGGATGTACACGAAGCCTTTGTTGGCTCCAATGGCATACCCGCCAATGATCATCCCTTCGATCAAGGAATGGGGGTCGCCTTCGATAATGCTCCTGTCCATGTAAGCGCCCGGGTCTCCTTCATCCGCATTGCAAACGACATACTTGACCGGCCCCGCGCTCCGGGCGGCCAGTTCCCACTTTAAACCGGTAGGAAAGCCGGCGCCGCCTCTTCCCCTCAAGCCCGACTCCTTTATGTGCCTGATTACCTGGGCGGGCTCCATTTCTCCCAGCACCCTGGCCAGGGCAAAGTACCCGTCCCGGGCAATGTAGTGTTCAATATTATTGGGGTCTACTATCCCCACGTTTCGCAGGGCGATTTTAACCTGGTTGCTGAAAAAGGAAATATTGTTTACATCGTTTTCTCCTTCGAACAACAGCCTCTCCACCACGTTGCCCTGGTAAAGGTGCTTTTCCACGATTTCCCGGACATCGTCAGGGGTCAGCTTTTTATAAAAAATGCCGTCAGGATAAACGATCATCATGGGGCCAAGAGCGCACGGACCCATACAGCCCGTTATTACCACCTTGATTTCCTTGTCGATCCCATACTTTTTCATTTCTTCCTGCAGAGTCTTGGCAACCTCTTCGCAGCCGGAGGAGACACAGCCGCCGCCCCCGCAAACAAGCACATGATTCCTGTATATCTCCATTGCGAATCTCCTACCTCCTCTCCATTCTCGTTGACAGCAGCCACGGGACAACAGCCACCCCGTTAATGACATGCTGCGTAAAAATCACTTCCGCCATTTCTTCAGTAACCAGGGCATACACAGAACTCCTCATCCCCGGTTTAAATATTTGGATTATTGGTTCCATGCTGCATAAGCCCAGGCATCCAGCAGGCTCAATGATCACCTTCCCAACCATATCGTGCTTTTCGGTGAGTTTGATCAGCCTTTTTTCCACTTCCTTGGCCCCGACTGAAGTACCGCAAATTCCCAGGTGAACAATAATCCGGGTTTTATTCTTTTTTTCCTCTTCCAACTTCCTGTAAATCTTAATTGAATTTTGCCGGAATTCAATCATTTTGTCCTTAACCGGCGTCATTTTTCATCCCCCCTTCTATTGTTTTTTATCAGCGGGATAATAGCTGGCCAATATCTCTTCTATCTTTTCGGCCTTAACACGCGTATACACCTTATCGTTAATCATGATTACCGGCCCCAACCCGCAGGAACCCAAACACCGCAGCACTTCCAGGGAAAAAACACCGTCCTTGGTCGTATCCCCGGGTTCGATTCCCAGGACTGACTTCAGCTTGCTCAATATTCTCTCTGTTCCTTTTACATAACAGGCCGTGCCCTTGCATACCCCAATAACATACTGCCCCTTTGGTTTTTCCCTGAACAACGTGTAAAACGAAACAATCCCGTTAACGTCCACCACCGGCATTCCCAATTCAGTGGCGATCAGGTCCTGTACTGCCGGGGGTAAATAACCGAAAACCTTTTGCACTTCGTGCAAAATCGGGATCACCGCACCAGGCTGTCTTTTGAATTCTTTAATAATGCTCATGACGCGCTCATACTCGTCTTCTTTCAATCCTTCCTGACACAGAGCGGAGATAAACTCCATCAAACCCTTCCTCCTTTTTCTGTTCATTTGCAAAAACACAATGCAATTTTCATGCCAGCTTTTTTACCGGACAAGAAAATATTAACAACAATCTTAATCAACCTTCTGCCGCCTGGCAAGGGGATTTGATAATAAAGAAAAACTTCTTTTTCACAAATATTTGTACTTTTCTGCGCATGCAAAAAAACAAAGAATCCCGGTTAATGCTCGTGTAAACCGGGATTCTTTAATGCGTTGGCGCATCAGAACCGCTCTTCTCAGTATTTATCAAGGAAAAATCGCTCAATGCATCTCTGCATTAGGGATTCCGTTTTGCATTAAGACTTTATTTTATGCCGTATTTCTTTAATTTCCTGACAACCGTGGACTGGTTTATCCCCAAGGCTTCAGCTATTTTATAGCTGTTGCCGTAAACCTGGTTGGCTTTGACCAGAATCTCTTTTTCCAGCATTTCAAGAGCATCAGCCAGGCGCGGTAATCCTTCCGCGCTGTGGAGAACGGCCTCATCCTTCAAGTATGAAGGCAGGCTGTTTTCATCTATCAAGTCCTGATCAACCGTCACCACCAGCCGTTCAATCAGGTTGGAAAGCTCCCGGATATTGCCGGGCCAGCTATAACCATTCAACAATTGAATAGCGCTGCCGCTCATCCTCTTATTTACGCCGTATTTTGTATTATATAACTTCAAAAAGTGATGAACAAGCGGATTGATGTCGTCTCTCCGGCTGCGGAGGGGAGGAATGGCAATGGGAACCACATTCAAGCGGTAATAAAGGTCCTGCCTGAACTTTTCTTTCGCCACCATTTCTTCCAGGTTACGATTGGAAGCGGCAATAATCCTCACGTCAATCTCTACCGGTCTGGTCCCGCCCAGCCGTACGACCCGTTTTTCCTGCAGAACCTGAAGGAGCTTTACTTGCAGGTTGTAAGGCAGTTCCCCGATCTCATCCAAAAAGATCGTCCCGCCGTGCGCCAGCTCGAACATGCCTACTTTCCCCTCCCTTTTTGCGCCGGTAAACGCCCCGGCTTCATAACCAAACAGTTCCGATTCGATGAGGGATTCGGGAATGGATCCGCAGTTCACTTTTACCCAGGGCCCGTCTTTCCTGTTGCTGATGCTGTGTATATAGCGGGCAATAATATCCTTCCCCACCCCCGACTCACCGCTCAACAAAACAGTTGAGTCGACCTTGGCTATTTTCCGGCAAGTCTCCAGAACCCTGGCCATGGAAAGGCTGTAAGCGATTACACTGTCCGTGCCGTAATTCTTCCCTGCGCTTTCCATTTGACGCAGGTTGTTTTCAAATTTGTTCTTCACCTTTTCCAGTTCTTCAAAATCGCGCGAATTGATTAACACCCTGCTCAGCCGGCCGTTTTCATCAAAGACCGGCGTGCCGGTCACCAAAAGATTGCGGCCGGTATGGATCTTTTGCACTATCGTCACCGGCCTTTTTTCCTTTATTACCAGCACCGTCACCGAAGGATAGGCCAGTTTGCGCTCTTCCAGTTCCCCGGCATAAGTTCCTTTTATATTTTCAGGCAGCCCGTACAGGTGTAAAAAAGCCTTATTGGCCTTTATAATGATCCCCTTTCCGTCGGTGATGCAAAGCCCGTCGTACGACGTTTCCACAATCCCGTCCAGTTCACGGTTTAGTTCCTCGATGACATGCAGTTCCTGGTCCAGTTGTTCCAGCAGTTTGGTCTTCTTGTCCAACAAGTAGGGCAGGCACATCTCCACTTCGGCAATACCCTGATATACCGCCACGGCTTTCTCCCGGCAGGAGCTGTACCCGCAGGCGCCACAATTTATCTCGTCCTGAGGGCTCAGCTTGCCTGTGCCGGCCAGGATCCTTTTGATTTCCCCATCCGAGGGCTGCGGAAGAACAACCTGCCGGTTGGAAAACTCTCGCGCCAGGTTAAGCCCTTCTATTTTTTCAATAATTTCCTGCCCTTTAATCTTTTTCTCCTGCGGGATGCTCTCATAGTACTCGATTATACCCGCTTTTTTGGTATATAAATTTTTCCTGCTTTCACTGGCCGGCCCGTCGATACAACCGCGGCACATCAGCATGTCTATAAACCTGGCATTGAGCTTGCCCCGGCTGATGTCCTCCAGGGCTTGATAACACTCTTTCTGACCGTCTACCACCAGGACATCGGTATCCAGCAGGTTCAGGTCGAAACGGAGCATTTTGGCCAGCCCGCCCGACAATGGGATTAAATGACCGTCCAGGGGAACAGGCCCTGAAAATTCTCCCTCCGGCAAAGCCGCCGGATCTATGTCGCGTTCCTCAAGTATTCTTTTTAACTCTTTAAAGGTAAGCGCACAGGTTATCATGTCCTGGTAATACTTGATTTCTCCAATCTTCGCCACGCAGGGACCGGCAAAAACCAGCCTGGCCCCAGGGTCATTCAACCCGATGTAGCGGGCAGTGGCCCCCATGGGAGAGGCAATGGGAGCCAGGTGCTTGAGAAGAGAAGGGAAATGCTTCTCCACCATGCTCACCACGGCGGGGCAAGAAGAGCTTATGGTCATTTTACTTCTGGCAACCAGTTTCCTATACTCCGGTACCAAAAGCTGCGCTCCCAAGGCAGCCGGCCAAACATCCCTGAAACCCAGGGCTTTCAGGGCGGAAACAAGCCGGAGGGGTTTTTCCAGGTCAAATACGGAAGCAAAAGACGGGGCCAGAATTAAGGAAACTGGTTTATCCCCGGCAAGCATTTCCATGACCTCTTTTTTGTAACTTAAAACCTGCTTCGCATCCTGAGAGCACACCTTCAAGCAGTTCCCGCACTCAATGCAGCGGTAATCTATCACCTCCGCCTGACCCTTTTCTATTTTGACAGCCTTGACGGGGCAGTTTCTAACGCAGGCATAACACTGCTTGCATCTTTCCTTTTTCGTGGAAATAATCATAACCGCTCCTGTATTCAGTATTTATACATATCATATTTTACAATTCTGTATATCAAGGCAAATTCCTTTTTCCAAAAACTAAAAAACCCGGATTCGTTCGGTATCCGGGCTGTGGTGTTCTCAAGTCCTGGCGGCCTGCAAGCGGCATAAAGTTTCCCGGTATATACGGAAAATTTCATCATTGAAAAGAACCATGCGCACCTCGTTGAAGCATGCTTTTTCAAGATATTCAACAATTGTCGAAAGGGCTATCGAGGCTGCGTCTGCCACCGGATAACCGTAAGCGCCGGTGCTGATGGAAGGAAACGCCACCGTGCGGAGACCCTTTTCTTTGGCCAGTTCCAGGCTGTTATAATAGGCCCTTCTCAGGATCTCTTGCTCATTGTTTTTTCCTCCCCGCCAAACCGGGCCCACAGTGTGGATCACATACCTGGCCTTTAGCCGCCCTCCTCCCGTGATCACAGCCTCGCCGGGCGGTAAGGCGCCCTGCCTGTTTACAATTTCCCGGCATTCTTCCAGTATACTGGGTCCACCGGCCCTATGTATCGCGCCGTCGACTCCCCCTCCTCCCATCAGGCTGGAATTGGCGGCGTTCACTATCGCGTCAACCTCCTGCACGGTAATATCCCCCTGGACCACTTTCAACCTGGTTTGCGAAACCACTATTTCCAAACCGTCTCACCTCCCTAACCGCTGTTTCCTTTCAACACTCATTATCTGCCACCTGCCGCAATCCGTCAACCAGCTTCTTTACTCCCCCGCTCCCAGCCAAGATGCAGGGCTTTGATGTTCAACGCCGCCACCTTGACCAGCCTGAGCCGCACGGCTTCTTCCAGGGCCTCCAGGCTGACGATGCCGCCGGCGGCAGCCAGCGCCCCGACAGCAATAATATTGGTCGTAAGGAAATTGCCTATTTCCTCCCTGGCCAGCCTGGCAAAAGGAATTTTTACGACCCTGGCCCGTTCCGCCGGCGCTCCAAAACCGGCGACGGCTTCATCCATCATAACCAGGCCGTTTGAAGCCACTTTGCCTGCATAAAAGCGGGCCGCTTCTTCCGACATAACCAGAAGAAAGTCTGGCAGGATCACCTTGGGATAGAGAATCGGGCCGGAACTGATGACCACCTCGGCTTTGCTTGCCCCGCCGCGAGCTTCCGGGCCGTAGCTTTGCGTCTGGACCACTTCCTTTCCGTCAAGAACGGCAGCCTCTGCCAGGAGAATCCCGCCCAGGATGATGCCCTGGCCTCCTGTCCCGCTCAAACGCACCTCTTTTCTATCGCTCAACGAAGCTCAGCTCCCTTCTTTAATACGGGCGATCAACCCTGCATATAGTTCCGTGTATTCCGGGGCCGTTTCCCGGTACAACTCACCGATCACAAATTTCCCGGCAAGTTTTTCCGGTTCCATCGCCCGGGCGGCTTTAACCGCAACCGCATTGTCGCGCAGCCATTTCAGCATCTCAGGCGCTGAACCAAGCTTGTTCCTCCGGCCGTACGAAACGGGGCAAATGCTCACCGCTTCCACAAAGGAAAACCCCTTGTTACGGATAGCACTTTTAACGAGTTCCGTGAGCAGTTTGGTGTGATAGACAGTGCCTCTCCCCACGTAAGTAGCGCCGGCTCCCCTGACCAGGTCGCAGATGTCAAAGGAACGCTCCAGGTTCCCGTAGGGGGATGTGGTGGCAAACCTCCCCTGCGGCGTGAGAGGCGAATACTGGCCTCCCGTCATCCCGTAAATATTGTTGTTGAACAAGATGACGTTTAAGTCGATGTTCCGCCGGGCCGCATGTATCAGGTGGTTTCCTCCTATGGCCGTTCCGTCCCCGTCGCCGGTTACCACAAAAACGCTGAGTTCCGGTTTAGCCAGCTTGATGCCGGTGGCAAAAGCCAGTGCCCTGCCGTGGGTGGTATGAACCGTGTCAAAATTAAGATAGCCGGGCGCTCTTGAAGAGCATCCGATCCCGGATACGACCACGATCTTGTCTGTGTTGAGCCCGCTTTCATGAATAGCCTCCAGCATGGCCTTCATGACGATGCCGTTGCCGCAGCCCGGACACCAGATGTGAGGAAGGCGCCCGGTGCGCATCATGCCTTCTATATCCTTCAGCACGCTTTGGCCACCTCCTTTACTCTCGCCGCAATTTCCTGCGGGGTGATCAGCTCGCCGTTGATCTTATTGATTCCATAGAGCTTTTCCTTGCCGGGAGCATATTTTTCCACTTCGCCCCTGAGCTGCCCCCAGTTCAGCTCAGGCACAAAGACAAGCTCCTTGTCCCTGGTTAATTCCTTCACGACCTTCCGGGGAAAAGGCCAGATGGTCTGCAGCTGAAGAAGCCCGGCCTTTAAGCCTTCTTCCCGCAGGATATTCACTGCTTCCGCCGCGCTGCGCGCCGTACAGCCGAAAGTGATGAACAAGCAGCTTGCATCAGCGGTTTTAAATGTTTTATAGAGCGTTATTTCTTCCTCGTACCGATCGAGCTTGGTAAACAGCCTTGTCAGCTGGCGTTCAACAGAATCCGCTTGCCCGGTGGGCGCTCCTTCTTCGTTGTGGGTAAGCCCTGTAACATGCCAGCGGTAGCCTGTTCCGAAATCCGCCATGGCCGGTATTCCTGTGTCATCAGTTTCATAGGGCCTGTAGCTGCCCGGTAGAACAGCCGGCCTCTTGCGGTCAACCACTTCCAGTTCGGCAGGGTCCGGCAGCACGACCTTTTCCCTCATGTGCCCAACAACCTCATCCAATAATATAATTACCGGCACCCGGAATTTCTCAGCAAAATTGACGGCCTTGACGGTCAATTCGTAAGTTTCCAGCACCGAGGCGGGAGACAGGGCGATTATCGGGTGATCGCCGTGCGTCCCCCAGCGGGCCTGCATGATGTCGCCCTGGGCGGGCGAGGTCGGACCGCCGGTGCTGGGACCCATGCGCTGCACATTGACAATCACACAGGGGATTTCAGCCATAGCCGCGAAACCGATGTTTTCCTGTTTGAGCGAAAACCCCGGCCCGCTGGTGGCTGTGATCACCTTTGCTCCGGTCAGGGCCGCGCCCAGGACGGCGCCCATGCCTCCAAGCTCATCTTCCATTTGGATGAATTTGCCCCCGATCCTGGGTAAATGTTCGGCCATGAATTCGGCAATTTCCGTGGATGGCGTTATGGGATACCCGGCGTAAAAACGGACGCCGGCATCAATTGCCGCCAGGGAACAGGCCTGGTTCCCCTGAAGAAGCTGCGCCTTCCTCTCTCTATTCAATGGTTTATCCTCCAATCCTTATAGCATAATCAGGGCAGTGGTCCTCGCAAATCCTGCATTTACTGCATAATTCCGGGTTCACTACAACTGCTTTGCCTTGCTGGTCTTTGCCCAGCACATTTTTCGGGCATAAGCTGTAACAGATTCCGCAGCCCTTGCACCATTCAGACCTGATTTCGATTTCTGCTTTTTTCTCCGCCGGCAAAATTCTCACCTCCAGCCAGTCCTGATTGTCACGCCCTTTTACCTTTGCGCGTATTTAGCCGTGTCGATACCTCTTTGTTCACACCAGGCGCGGGTAAACCCCGTGATGACGAGCGGTATCCCGGCAAGGCTTCTAATATCGCCTGCTCCTGTCATCAAAAGCAGCATTTTCAACTCCTCTTGCATCTGCCGTATTCTCAACAGCAGCGCTTCTTCACCCTTTTGCGCCAGTATTTTTAAAAAATAGCCGGCGATCCCGACGGCATTGGCCCCCAGGCTCAGCGCTTTCATCATGTCCAGCGAAGAACTTATCCCTCCCGAGGCGACCACCTCCAAAGGCAATCCCAAACTTTTCACTTCCAGGAGAGAACAGGCCGCCGTAATTCCCCAAAACCTCATAAAATCGAGGTTATCGCGGGGATTGCGAGCCAATTCGATTGCGGCGAAATTCGTCCCCCCCGCCCCGCTTACGTCTATCGCCGCAACTCCCAGTTTTACCAGGCGCCCTGCCGTCTCCCTGGAAATGCCAAACCCCACCTCTTTAACCATTACCGGGACGTCGGACTTCTCAACAATACGGGCTATATTATCGGCCAAACCCCGGAATTTCCTGTCGCCTTCGGTCATCACCAGCTCCTGGGCGCCATTGAGGTGAAGCTGTAATGCATCGGCGCCGATCATCTCAACGGCTTCGCGGGCTCGTTCAGGTCCGGCCGCAGCGCTCACATTGGCC from the Peptococcaceae bacterium genome contains:
- a CDS encoding NAD(P)-binding protein, with product MEIYRNHVLVCGGGGCVSSGCEEVAKTLQEEMKKYGIDKEIKVVITGCMGPCALGPMMIVYPDGIFYKKLTPDDVREIVEKHLYQGNVVERLLFEGENDVNNISFFSNQVKIALRNVGIVDPNNIEHYIARDGYFALARVLGEMEPAQVIRHIKESGLRGRGGAGFPTGLKWELAARSAGPVKYVVCNADEGDPGAYMDRSIIEGDPHSLIEGMIIGGYAIGANKGFVYIRAEYPLAVEHLDLAIRQAREKGFLGGNIFDSGFSFDIEIRVGAGAFVCGEETALLRSIEGERGEPRPKPPFPADRGLWQKPTVINNVETWANVPPIILNGTEWFKSVGTAKSPGTKVFALAGKIENSGLVEVPMGATLGEVIFEVGGGIPKGKKFKAAQTGGPSGGCIPIQYLNVPMDYESLTELGTIMGSGGLIVMDEDTCMVDLAKFFLEFVQEESCGKCVPCRVGTKRMLEILENITRGKGQPGDIEKLEKLGKHIKDTALCGLGQTAPNPVLSTICYFREEYEEHIKNKYCRASVCASLFVSPCQNSCPAGIDVPRYIEAVQRKAYADAVDIIREDNPFPSVCGRVCNHPCERRCQRGQLDAPVGIRYIKRFAGDYELANWEKSIKRVQKKMAGVTPNGKKVAVVGSGPAGLTVAYFLAKWGYKVMVIEEQPVLGGMLALTIPAYRLPRDILNKEIEWILAHGIDVMLNTSVGKDISLSSLVKEYDAVFVGIGCHKDSPLDVPGEDLPEVYSALSFLKDVCLGHEVQIGKRVAVIGGGNSAIDAARVAKRLGAREVSIIYRRNREDMPAEKSEIEDAANEGIEIHCLTTPVRVIEENGHVVGLECIRLEPGQYDKSGRRTPVPVEGSNFVVEIDTVITAVGLFQDIENLVVDDEITLGSGKVIEVDKESMMTSIPGVFAGGDCVRGPETVISAIADGRKAAQTIDRYLGGKNYESFDKRQIKRELYQPVIEGERERINPTILPPEQRKFNFDEVEATLTEKEVQYEASRCLRCDVK
- the nuoE gene encoding NADH-quinone oxidoreductase subunit NuoE; amino-acid sequence: MEFISALCQEGLKEDEYERVMSIIKEFKRQPGAVIPILHEVQKVFGYLPPAVQDLIATELGMPVVDVNGIVSFYTLFREKPKGQYVIGVCKGTACYVKGTERILSKLKSVLGIEPGDTTKDGVFSLEVLRCLGSCGLGPVIMINDKVYTRVKAEKIEEILASYYPADKKQ
- a CDS encoding 2-oxoacid:ferredoxin oxidoreductase subunit beta; the protein is MLKDIEGMMRTGRLPHIWCPGCGNGIVMKAMLEAIHESGLNTDKIVVVSGIGCSSRAPGYLNFDTVHTTHGRALAFATGIKLAKPELSVFVVTGDGDGTAIGGNHLIHAARRNIDLNVILFNNNIYGMTGGQYSPLTPQGRFATTSPYGNLERSFDICDLVRGAGATYVGRGTVYHTKLLTELVKSAIRNKGFSFVEAVSICPVSYGRRNKLGSAPEMLKWLRDNAVAVKAARAMEPEKLAGKFVIGELYRETAPEYTELYAGLIARIKEGS
- the fni gene encoding type 2 isopentenyl-diphosphate Delta-isomerase — encoded protein: MADEKQVREERKHAHVAHAVALGKGPLPAGWEDIYPVHQALLRHDLTEIDTGGTLFGKRLVLPLVINAMTGGAPGLEKINASLARVAREAGVALAVGSQAAGLANREIRHTYQVVREFNPDGLVMANVSAAAGPERAREAVEMIGADALQLHLNGAQELVMTEGDRKFRGLADNIARIVEKSDVPVMVKEVGFGISRETAGRLVKLGVAAIDVSGAGGTNFAAIELARNPRDNLDFMRFWGITAACSLLEVKSLGLPLEVVASGGISSSLDMMKALSLGANAVGIAGYFLKILAQKGEEALLLRIRQMQEELKMLLLMTGAGDIRSLAGIPLVITGFTRAWCEQRGIDTAKYAQR
- a CDS encoding sigma 54-interacting transcriptional regulator, with product MIISTKKERCKQCYACVRNCPVKAVKIEKGQAEVIDYRCIECGNCLKVCSQDAKQVLSYKKEVMEMLAGDKPVSLILAPSFASVFDLEKPLRLVSALKALGFRDVWPAALGAQLLVPEYRKLVARSKMTISSSCPAVVSMVEKHFPSLLKHLAPIASPMGATARYIGLNDPGARLVFAGPCVAKIGEIKYYQDMITCALTFKELKRILEERDIDPAALPEGEFSGPVPLDGHLIPLSGGLAKMLRFDLNLLDTDVLVVDGQKECYQALEDISRGKLNARFIDMLMCRGCIDGPASESRKNLYTKKAGIIEYYESIPQEKKIKGQEIIEKIEGLNLAREFSNRQVVLPQPSDGEIKRILAGTGKLSPQDEINCGACGYSSCREKAVAVYQGIAEVEMCLPYLLDKKTKLLEQLDQELHVIEELNRELDGIVETSYDGLCITDGKGIIIKANKAFLHLYGLPENIKGTYAGELEERKLAYPSVTVLVIKEKRPVTIVQKIHTGRNLLVTGTPVFDENGRLSRVLINSRDFEELEKVKNKFENNLRQMESAGKNYGTDSVIAYSLSMARVLETCRKIAKVDSTVLLSGESGVGKDIIARYIHSISNRKDGPWVKVNCGSIPESLIESELFGYEAGAFTGAKREGKVGMFELAHGGTIFLDEIGELPYNLQVKLLQVLQEKRVVRLGGTRPVEIDVRIIAASNRNLEEMVAKEKFRQDLYYRLNVVPIAIPPLRSRRDDINPLVHHFLKLYNTKYGVNKRMSGSAIQLLNGYSWPGNIRELSNLIERLVVTVDQDLIDENSLPSYLKDEAVLHSAEGLPRLADALEMLEKEILVKANQVYGNSYKIAEALGINQSTVVRKLKKYGIK
- a CDS encoding 2-oxoacid:acceptor oxidoreductase family protein, whose translation is MSDRKEVRLSGTGGQGIILGGILLAEAAVLDGKEVVQTQSYGPEARGGASKAEVVISSGPILYPKVILPDFLLVMSEEAARFYAGKVASNGLVMMDEAVAGFGAPAERARVVKIPFARLAREEIGNFLTTNIIAVGALAAAGGIVSLEALEEAVRLRLVKVAALNIKALHLGWERGSKEAG
- a CDS encoding 4Fe-4S binding protein, with product MLPAEKKAEIEIRSEWCKGCGICYSLCPKNVLGKDQQGKAVVVNPELCSKCRICEDHCPDYAIRIGG
- a CDS encoding (2Fe-2S) ferredoxin domain-containing protein, whose product is MTPVKDKMIEFRQNSIKIYRKLEEEKKNKTRIIVHLGICGTSVGAKEVEKRLIKLTEKHDMVGKVIIEPAGCLGLCSMEPIIQIFKPGMRSSVYALVTEEMAEVIFTQHVINGVAVVPWLLSTRMERR
- a CDS encoding 2-oxoacid:acceptor oxidoreductase subunit alpha translates to MNRERKAQLLQGNQACSLAAIDAGVRFYAGYPITPSTEIAEFMAEHLPRIGGKFIQMEDELGGMGAVLGAALTGAKVITATSGPGFSLKQENIGFAAMAEIPCVIVNVQRMGPSTGGPTSPAQGDIMQARWGTHGDHPIIALSPASVLETYELTVKAVNFAEKFRVPVIILLDEVVGHMREKVVLPDPAELEVVDRKRPAVLPGSYRPYETDDTGIPAMADFGTGYRWHVTGLTHNEEGAPTGQADSVERQLTRLFTKLDRYEEEITLYKTFKTADASCLFITFGCTARSAAEAVNILREEGLKAGLLQLQTIWPFPRKVVKELTRDKELVFVPELNWGQLRGEVEKYAPGKEKLYGINKINGELITPQEIAARVKEVAKAC
- a CDS encoding O-acetyl-ADP-ribose deacetylase, translating into MEIVVSQTRLKVVQGDITVQEVDAIVNAANSSLMGGGGVDGAIHRAGGPSILEECREIVNRQGALPPGEAVITGGGRLKARYVIHTVGPVWRGGKNNEQEILRRAYYNSLELAKEKGLRTVAFPSISTGAYGYPVADAASIALSTIVEYLEKACFNEVRMVLFNDEIFRIYRETLCRLQAART